The following nucleotide sequence is from Aedes aegypti strain LVP_AGWG chromosome 3, AaegL5.0 Primary Assembly, whole genome shotgun sequence.
tcaccctagtagcgttcggtAGTCATTGAACATttggtggcagcagatactttgcagatattttatcggtagcgttcaggtgagtgagtgaattatCCCATGCTTGACGGTAGGCAGTTGCGAAGAAATGgcttttcaaatggagctcgTTGTAGAAAATTTATTGACCCTTTCAATCTTGGAATTTCATTACTTTTCTTGTTAAAAGCAGCTAacgtacacggagaaatatttttacttaatttttgagtttactttacccaaaattaagtatatcgattatagtttcaacccaaaatctctcggttttctctttctcccacacgaatgttgtcaaaaatagagagagctgcatctacccaatgggggtactttggcccaataagccaaatttgggtaaatgcaacttttctcatgtttgggtcgaaagaactcaattttgcgttaaatcaacccaaaattgagtatatttttctaatggaatcaaagccaaactacctagtggggaccttggaaatttagccaaaattgagttattgggctcaactacggaattgcgttgaaacaacccaaaattgagttgaattccgtctccgtgtagctataaggaaaaagttgaaatttgacgtgacataatttgtgtaccatccctttgttgctatttttcaaaGCGTTCTCTCCCTCGAACATGGTATGATTGGATTGCTTGCTTCAATGATAAAATGATTTCCGAGCCTGCGGTTGAATtcgctcctatccgcaacccggtgcacgcgccctgttgggttTCGAAAACTTCGTAGAACATTACAAACCGACAATGGCATTCCCAAGtactagggtaacggtcgtattttagaccccttaaggaagtgattttagtgttTTGTTCCAATTAACTAATttcccaaatagccgtagcggtaaacgcgcagctattcagcaagaccaagctgagggtcgtgggttcgaatcccaccggtcgaggatcttttcgggttggaaattttctcgacttcccagggcatagagtatgttcgtacctgccacacgatatacgcatgcaaaaatggtcattggcatagtaagctctcagttaataactgtggaagtgctcataagaacactaagctgagaagcaggctctgacccagtggggacgtaacgccagaaaaagaagaagaaagaagaactAATTTCACAGCGTAACCatgtcaaagaacatgccaaaatgtagagaaaaacttcctctgcGAGATTAAAATGCCCATACGGACATGTAGTATccaaaaaagattcaaaataattgaattgtgaagcactgtttttcattattttggacacaccaatacattttgaaccctcaaaatatatattttggtCCCCCGGCATTTTtcatcgtttggcgacaaagtccacgacactggttgtataatatgcttgcccatagtctaatcaaccaattgacaatggaaaaccgaagaaattctacgcttttatttctgaaatttgagaagagtttttgtttacatttgaaaaatttctgacggcttcgatttatgtgtgtaacgtgttgtaacggttgcatggatgaaccgattaaattaaattaatttcagatagaataaacacattttctatgtacaaacgcttgctgcaagtgcggaatagtcctatctttccaaatggcatgcgaactGAGTTGGTTTTTCGATTttaactgggaaatttgcaggaaaatgtcccagggggtccaaaatatattggttaccctaccccacattgcacattcaggggtctgattgtgctcctaacccacccccagtttgtaatcttctcgccagcttgaaattatattttcccgaagtgaaagtaattttgatgagtgatagccgtaCTATGCAGTAGTTCAACCAGAAtatttaggtcagaagataaaaactaaattttgtaataaaaaggttgccattgcattgaaattcacccaacatctaaccacaactactaacaacagcgattaACTATCAAAACttatcgctccctggaaaatataatctcTAGCCCAGAGTTTCTCTCTATCTTCGGTTATcgtagatatttttttcttgctaaGACAAAATACTACGTTttgtataaggtaccgcggggcaagtgggtaaatggggtaagtgaaaacaattgatatattttactgaatatgtgaattaacgttttaaactcatgcgtaaacctttgaggccattgagaacattacgataggtaagagatttctgagatttttcagccattattgcataatagagcgaaaaattgttaacctgtcaactgctACTTcttaacaagttggcggcgtacaatcttattttaatattttcagtggaaaatagttgcggaaaataatttcctgtaccacttcatagttgtcctctgtgacagtttcaaactgcaataaaaaaaaagttttagaattaatttgacgtagacctaaaaataactaaatttaaacaccgtcaattttcttatcaggtggggcaagtaaaaagtttatcattagagattgaatttgtgttttctctttaagtagccataagtaaacatggttcgcaatcatcatagaaaaacataacgtgctgataattcaagaaacactatactcataaggttaaaagctattagaaatcatggaacttctctaaaagatgttgccaaacattacaatattaatatgtctacttcgggcagccaattgaaaggaagacgttgactgaaatattgcaatattagagaacacacggaaatctcgtggaatgtctatgtaaagctagttcaaaacataaaatgggttataggtctatccacataaaaaagatcctaaatacgttattgaaggattccgtttgatttctcccgaagagttatccgacgttatatccgactttctccaaaacaaataacgagcggtggaaattctacagagcagaaatgcaattgctgtcctataatgtaagaactaacattggaaatgttgcagttataatgttgtcgaatcatttcaactaacataactgaagagaagaaaattaaagtgaaaagaataacattttcctttgtttacatgttacttatgttattgttcattgggaagtcttaacaaatgttaaagctaatagaaatcgtgaatataactgtttgtgtttgaatttattgttcaaaacggtaaacttttcacttgccccacttttggagcaagtgaaaagtaaggagacatttttcaaaaactttttctgtatttttttcttcaatttttcatgaaaatcaatttcagcatgctgcttatatttggtgggagtcaagctaaaaaatatacacgacctcatttgtttcaatttaaagtccctagaatttgaagaatctcaactatgcgaattccattacccacttgccccacggtaccttaattgAATTTTTACCTGTGGGCATACAATTATATAACAGTTCTATAAGATGGACAAAATTCAAAGTGTCGCTTATCTTTCAAGGTTCACATGAAGCTGCATACCAAAGCGAACGGGTTCTTCAAGTGTGACAAGTGCAGCAGTACGTTTGAGGCGGCCGATCAGCTCAAGAATCACCTGCTAGAGCACCCGATCGATGTGGAAAAGATCTTCAACTGCGAGTTCTGTTCCAACACGTTCAAGTCAAACGAGGATCTCAAACGGCACCGCCGATCGCACACCGGTATGCCGTCGCCCAAATAAGACTCCGCCATTGGTAATCCATCAAATCCTTTTGCATTTAAGGCGAGCGCCCGTTCCGATGTGACACCTGCCCGAAGGCGTTCACCCAGCTGTCGAATCTACGAGCCCACACCAAAATTCACGAGAAGAAACGCACCGCCTATGGGTGCAACATTTGCCTTCTGGAGCTCGACTCGGTGGAGGCCCTAAATATGCACCTGAAAACGCACCAGTATCAGCTGTTTGAGCTGTGCAAAGAAATGAAACATTAGAGTCTGTACTAGTTGTTGGCCATATTATACCTTCGCGTAGAAACCTGTGTTATACCCCCGTATTAGCCGTACTATGCATTATACCCATATATACACCGGTGTtattaaatatatgaaacatgTACCAATGTGATTGTGTTAGCAAAATAAATGTTGTTGAATGGATGTAGTATACGTCAGAAGCCATAGAAACATACTCGTGTTTTTTCTTTCAGTTCGAACAAAACTTTATTTCTAAAACTCAAATTTAGGACATGCTTATCCTATGCACACTAGAGCATAAGCTCAATATCTCTGCAGGGTTCTGTATATACAACATCTCTTTCGGTTATTTGGTTGCGGCAGGCCAGTAAATATTCAGCTCGTCTATCTGCGTCGTATCCgagcagttttttttaagtGGGACTAGAGAATTTAAGAATTCGAATGTTTTTTGGCCGATTAATCCTACATCCAAACATATATCACAATCAGTATGAACTGTTTCTTAGAGAAATAGAGCGTTGTGAAATCCTACCGGAAGAGCACTAACGAAAacatatacataatataatataagtCTAAATAATAGAAAAACTTGTAAAACAATATTCTCCTTCACTATAATAGTTAACACTCGAACAATTGGGTCAAAGCCTTCCGAAACCACCTAGTCTACCTTACTGCTGGTTGGAATAGCTTCCACTAGTGCACTAGTTGTCGCAGAGGGCTCACTACCTTCAGTGGTACTGCCTGGAGTCTCAGCAACAGCAACGACCGAACCATTATTGAATCGTTGCAAATTGACGTTCCTTATGCACTGCATTTTGAACTGATAGTGTTCGTCAATTTTCGCTTTGCAACCATCGCAGATGAAGGCCTTGCACTGAGGGGTCGAGATTAtctgaacgaaaaaaaaaaatggatgagCTTGTGGAGAGAggttttgatgagaaatttggaCCTTACCTTCAATGTGGTGCATTCGTAGATTTTGTCGGAAATAACTTGATTGATTTTATTCAGTTGATTTCCGCGAATTTTGCATAACCTACAGGCGTTGTATATACGTGGACAGCTGGAATGGTATGTGGAATTAATATCTGTTCAgtagttttgattcatatttatTGCGGAAACGTTCAACTACTGTTCAAATGTCGAATGAGTTGAAAAAAATGGAAGCCCATGTGTTAAACTTATAGTAATACGCGTTTCTAGAGCATTTGCTTAGATATCATGGAGACTGTAAGGGGAACGAAACCTCTAACTAGAGGACAGCTTCATAAAATTTAAGGCTAATATCCAAACACCATTAGATGTTGGGGTCTGGGCAATGACCACGGTCCAGTGTTGATAGaatcacactcaaatctcaatcaatacgctctcccgtagGAGCAAAcatcacgcttgagattttgatgcaaaatcactcaatcaacttcCTGAgctttggattatatttttcagggagcgatgagttttgataattgatcgctgtcgttagtagttttgattagatattgggtgaatttcaaagcaatggcaacctttttattacaaaatttagatattatcttctgacctaaagattctggttaaactactgcatagtacggctatcactcatcaaaattactttcacttcgggaaaatataatttcaagctggcgagaagattacaaactgagggtgggttaggagcacaatcagacccttgaatgtgcaatgtggggtagtacttgggaatgccattgacgagATGTAATCTTCTACCAGGTTTTCGAAActcaacagggcgcgtgcaccgggttgcggataggagcaaagggagatcaatagcatctacttaaaataataaagcaaaatgccgttccatgattaggtaatgtttagcgatcttctatggtgttctattACTATAAagttcttcactcactgggaattctggccttgataatatcaatagtgataaaaacataaaataatatctAATACTTAacaagtacaatgtagcttcactctagtaataaatgaaataaaatcaattttctatacttgacaaggttttgaagacaatcaatgagtgaaaggaCTGCctatgattctaccccattaccccgaatgccatttccccgaatcccatcaccctgaattccattaccccgaatgtaccattaccccgaattccatcaccccgaatgctacttccccgaattcacaattatcttaacatgatgatattgatgacatttccccatgattgtggaattcggggtaatgtcattcggggtgatgggtcgttcggggttttggaattcggggtaatggcgttcgggttaatggcattcggggtaatgggattcggggtaatggggtagaatctcgatatgtatgtctatgactgattcttatctaacAGGGGCACTAgtagaccacgcggacaatttcgaaacaaatttttatacatcggtcttacgatccgaaaggctcagctatgctgtaaaATCATTCTTTTGAAGCTACTCATCAGTACTGTTATATTACATAATTACATAATTACATAATCAATCTACTAATCACTGTCCCTATATTCTCACTTTCTCAcattcttatctgttgcatgattatgatcattactaatattatgcatgagcatgcacaataagaataatttcaggattgtaagcagtacatggataacTGGACAGAAAAGCTTCGAAAAGGGTGCTTAAAACTAGGATAAtcctggtcagggaagtattatcATCAAGAGTAAGTTACAATTCTTCGAATATCTTTATATAAATCAGTACTTTCAATTATGTTTCAGTACATGAAAAAACAGATTAAGTTTGTAAAGTcgtcaccatcgattgaattaTTGCGTTATTTATAGTAATGCTCAACCATTATCAAAAACTTCTAAAGCGTAGTAAAAGCAgtccttagcatcactctcatattgttcttattttgttgtttataaaatttataacaaaataatcaGCCCATTCTTCGTTACTTGCACAATTGCCAgtctatttcaaattttaataagCAAATCACATTTTAGAACTCAAATTAAGTTGCTATCAGcatatttacattttgcagcattaatcgcattattgTGTCAAGTCTTATccaattccctataccctaccgcAACTCTCCCTTTCCtatccgatggtgttcaagcggtccgcatagactattacggccattacctatccctgtccccggctttggactgacttgcgctcttattgccccaccaaacgctgcaaaatgaatgaaaatcattcaatcaaCTCAAGCAGTAAacaatgattcagtcgcaaaacccgtcaaaaactcgtcaaattactataattttaccagactaacatgaaattattgccgtgtgtgagtaaactgtggaaatacgagacaatgagtcaaaaaggtgagccaagtcatccatgatttttttgtcTGCTGAGTTGCGTAATTGACAACTCACGGACAAATGACATCCCCTCGTTGGAGGGAgtccgaaaattaaaaaaaaaacgcgtggttaatggacagccccaaagATCGATTTGAGATATCACCATATCACTCAAATTGTTATTAGTAGTTTGCCTTTAAGTTTTTTAGTGGATTCTAAAAAAGATAATTCGCTGATTCTTCTTTAAATGTTTAGTAGACTTGTAGAGGTTGGTGGAaatctaaatgaaaaaaaaaatgtatggtttattgagctgaaatcgaattcaggtcaGCTTCTGCGTCCGTGAGTCCTCTCGTGAAACCTTTGAAAACTATAGCCGCTATACGGTTTAAATCGACAAATTGAATCATActgtggacatttttttgtatttactaaaattataaaattaccttactTTTTAGAGTCGTAgacgggctactggaacatgagcgggtactggtacgttgacggtaaatgtaatgtttagtttttcgaaaGTTGTTCttacttccactcggctggttagccgtaaaccacgtatCATAATTAAAAAGTAATGTTCAATACTTATCGCCTAAATATGGTaataagaggtaaaatatctcgaataatatctcatgcatattctacaaacaccaagctgataattagatcaggtattgcaatacctaatAATACAGTTTCCAATAGTAGCTCACTATCTCAAGCAGTTCTCAATAGCTTTAAAATACATCAATGACTTCAATGAGGTATTTGTGATTGTTTTGaacattattttgaatacaataataatttcaaattatgattaggGCACTAACTGTACTACCGAACAATGCCTAATCATTgtataataccaaaatatggtatgcttttgagccatttttcaaTCGATGGATTCAATTGGTTGATAGAATGGAACATCACAAGACTTCTTTGACCCTGAGCAGGCTTTtttcaatttcgaagtgctAAGTGAAGTTTCAGatcaatggggctctgcacaaaaatgtacCTCTCCCTTTCACTCTTTCACGAAATTTGTAAACCACAAGACCAGTAAAAgtcaaattcccatacaaaatctaAACGGTGCAGAGGCCTATAGAATACAGTCAAtcaccctcattcttgtttacggcgtaTCCAACTgtcgatcgaa
It contains:
- the LOC5574673 gene encoding uncharacterized protein LOC5574673, producing MVQDTNFICPRIYNACRLCKIRGNQLNKINQVISDKIYECTTLKIISTPQCKAFICDGCKAKIDEHYQFKMQCIRNVNLQRFNNGSVVAVAETPGSTTEGSEPSATTSALVEAIPTSSKVD